The following DNA comes from Streptomyces pristinaespiralis.
CAACCGCACGGGGTCCGACAGCGCCTTGAACATGGCGGCCATCTTCTCCGCGTCCGCCTGTGACAGCTCCCCGGCGGCGATCGGCGGGCAGCACGGCACCACGATCTCGCTCTCGAGGACGGGCAGCTGCGCGACTTCTGATTTCGACATGTGTCTATGTTGACACTCGTCGATACGAGTGGCAAGCTCCGATGTATCGACAGACATCGAAACAGGGGGTTGTCGTGACGACAGCGATCCGCACCGCGCTCAGCGCCGCCAAGGCGCGCCGCACCGCCCGCCACATGGCCGGCGTCAGCTTCTGCGACTCGTGCGCCCGGATCAGCGACAGTGCCGGCCGAGCTGCGCAACGACAGGCGCACGCTCGGCTGACCGCGCTCATCCACTCCCGCTGACCACCCCACCGCACCGAGGAGATCCATCACCATGAGCACCCAGCAGCTCCCCGTCATCGTCATCGGAGCCGGCCCCATCGGACTCGCGGCCGCCGCCCATCTGCTGGAGCGCGGCATCGAGCCCCTCGTTCTCGAGGCAGGTGACGCGGCCGGCGCCGCCGTGCGCGAGTGGAGCCATGTGCGGCTGTTCTCCACCTGGGGCGAAGTCGTCGACCCTGCCGCGGAGAAGCTGCTGGCCCCGACCGGCTGGGTCAGGCCCGACGCCGACACCTACCCGTCCGGTGGCGACTGGGCCGAGCGGTACCTCCGGCCGCTCGCCGCCGTCCTCGGCGACCGGGTGCGCCTGGGCGCCACCGTCACCGGCGTCTCCCGCTCCGGCCGTGACCGGGTGGTCGACGCCGACCGTGAGAGCCGGCCCTACGTCGTCCACGTCGAGCACGCCGACGGCCGCGAGGAGCGGCTGACCGCCCGCGCCGTGATCGACGCCTCCGGCACCTGGGCCACCCCCGGCCCGGCAGGCGGCAGCGGCCTCCCCGCCCTCGGCGAGAAGGCGGCGGCCGACCGCATCACCTACCGCGTCCCGGACCTCAAGGACCCGGCCGTACGCGCCCGTTACGCGGGCCGCCGCACGGCGGTCATCGGCTCCGGCGCCTCCGCGTTCACCGCGCTCGCCTACCTCGCCGACCTGGCCAGGTCGCAGGACGGCGTCGGCACCCACGGCGTGTGGATCCTGCGCCGCGGCATCTCCGGCTCCACCTTCGGCGGCGGCGAGGCCGACCAGCTCCCCGCCCGCGGCGCCCTCGGCCTCGCCGCCAAGGCAGCCGTCGACGGCGGCTACGCCGACGCCGTCACCGGCTTCCGCACCGAGGCCGTCGAACGCGACACGGACGGCCGTCTGGTTCTCGTCGGCGAGGACGGCCGCCGCCTGGACCCGGTCGACGAGGTCATCGTGCTCACCGGCTTCCGCCCCGACCTCACGTTCCTCGACGAGCTGCGCCTCGGTCTGGACGACCGCCTCCAGGCCCCCGTCGCGCTGGCGCCGCTGATCGACCCCAACCAGCACTCGTGCGGCACGGTCTATCCCCACGGCGTGAACGAGCTCTCCCACCCGGAGAAGGACGTCTACCTGGTCGGCATGAAGTCCTACGGCCGCGCCCCCACCTTCCTCGCGATGACCGGCTACGAGCAGGTCCGCTCCGTCGCCGCGTCCCTGGCCGGCGACCAGGAGGCCGCCGAGCGCGTGGAGCTGACCCTCCCCGAGACCGGCGTGTGCGGCGGAGCGGGACTGTTCGACGAGCCCGAGACCGCGCAGTCCGACGGCGGCGGCTGCTGCGCGGCCCCCGCCACCCTCCAGATCGGCGTCGGCGCCCCCGCCATCTCCGGCGGCTGCTGACGCTCAACCACCCCATCCAGCAGGAGGACCGTCATGTCCCGTGTACAGCTCGCCCTGCGCGTCCCCGACCTGGCCGCATCCGTCGCCTTCTACACGAAGCTCTTCGGCGCCGAGCCGGCCAAGCTCCGTGACGGCTACGCCAACTTCGCCATCGCCGAGCCCCCGCTCAAGCTCGTCCTCATCGAGGGCGCGGCGGACGAGGACACGCGTATGGACCACCTCGGCGTGGAGGTCGAAAGCACCGAGGCCGTTCACGCGGCCACCGCCCGACTGGACGAGGCGGGCCTCGCGACGGCTGAGGAGAACGACACCAGCTGTTGCTACGCCCTCCAGGACAAGGTCTGGGTCCATGGCCCCGGCCGGGAGCCCTGGGAGGTGTACGTCGTCAAGGCCGACGCCGCCAACCTGACCAAGCAACAGGGCAGCTCGTGCTGCGCCGGGCCGGCCGCCGACGACACCGACGCTCGCGCCGGCGCCTGCTGCTGACCCTGCACCGACCTCCGCACACCTGAGAGGCCGCGACCGGAACGGGGGACCGGTCGCGGCCTCGAGCCGTTTCCGCCCCCGTCGCCCCGTCGCCCCGTCGCCCCGTCGCCCCGGCGCCCCGGCGCTCACGGTCACGAACTCCATTGCTGCTTGCTGCCTGAGACGTGATGCCGCAGCTCGAAATGCCTGCGCGCCGGATCGCCGAAGACCACGGAAGAACCCTTGCCCCTTGATACCCCCTGGGGGTATCTTGCGATCGACAGATACCCCCTGGGGGTACGCAAGCAAGGGAGAAACGGTCATGTCAACGGTCAATCCCCGGCGGTGGTGGGCGCTCGCCGTGCTCGCAGCCGCCCAGTTCATGGTGATCATGGACACCTCGATCATCGGGGTCGCGCTCCCCGAGATGCAGAAGGACCTCGGCTTCTCGCAGGGCGAGCTCCAGTGGGTGTTCAACGCGTACGTCATCGCCTTCGGCGGCCTGCTGCTCCTCGGCGGACGTCTCTCCGACCTGCTCGGCGCACGCAAGGTGTTCAATGCCGGCTGGGTCGTGATGATCGCCGGCTCCGTCGTCGCCGCGGCGGCCCAGACCGCCTGGGTCGAGGTCCTCGGCCGCGCCGTCCAGGGTGCCGGCGGAGCGCTCATCGCCCCGGCCGCGATGACGCTCCTGATGATGCTCTTCGGGCACGACCCGAAGGAGCTCGGCAAGGCGATGGCCCTCTACGGTGCCGCCGCTCCCGCGGGCGGCACCGCCGGTGTGTTCCTCGGCGGTGTATTCACCGAGTGGCTGAGCTGGCCGTGGGTGTTCATCGTCTACGTACCGATCGGCCTGGCGACCCTCGCGGCGACCCGGCTGCTGCCGTCCGTCGAGAGCCGTCGCGGTTCCGTCGACGTGCTGGGCGCGGCCGCCGTCACCGCCGGGCTCGCGCTCACGGTCTTCGCCGTCGTCCGGGCACCGGAGGCGGGCTGGGGGTCGACCGGAACCGTGCTGCAGTTGGCCGGTGCCGCCGCTCTGCTGATCCTGTTCCTCGTGATCCAGCGGTCGGTGCGCCGGCCGCTCATGCCGCTCGGCATCTGGCGTGTGCCGCGGCTCGGCCCGGCCAACCTGGCCATGACGCTGCTGGGCGCCGCCTGGATCCCGATGTGGTACTTCCTCAACCTCTATTTGCAGCAGGTCCTCGGCCACGGGGCCTTCGCCTCCGGCGCCGCCCTGCTGCCCATGACCGTGCTCCTCATGATCTTCATGACGGCCGTCACGGCCCGGCTGATGGGCAGGTTCGGAGCCAAGCCGCTGATCGCCGGCGGTCTGCTGGTCCTCGCCGCGGGCCTGCTGTGGCTCTCCGCCGTGGAGCCGACCGGTACGTTCCTGATCGACGTCCTGCCCGCGTCGCTGGTCGCCGCGCTGGGCATGTCGCTCGCCTACATCCCGGCCATGATGGCCGCGATGTCCGGCGCCCCGCAGGAGCAGGCCGGTCTCGCGTCCGGCATCGTCAACACGACGTACAACGTGGGTTCGGCCCTCGGTCTGGCCGCCCTGACAGCGGTGGCGATGTCGCAGGGCGCCGGCGAGCCGGGCAACCTGCCCGCGCTCACCGACGGATTCTCGTCCGCGTTCATCGGCGCCGCTGTGATCGCGGCGGTCGGTGGCGTCGTCACCCTGCTGGTCATGCGGGGTGAGAAGTCCGCCGCGGCCGCCGCGCAGGCACCTTCGGCCTCCGCGTCGCACGGTGAGCAGGTCGGCGTGTAGCCGATGGGCTGCCACGCGGCCGGGGGAGTGCACAGGTCCGACCCGGGGACCGCCCGATGTCCCGAGGCGGACATCGGGCGGTCCCTTTCCGCGTCGCCGCGCGACCGGCTCCGCCGGAGGGGAAGCCCGGAGTCGGCGAAGGGTCGGACGCGCGGAAGTGACGGTTCCGGCCACGCCGTTGATCCTGAAGTACAGCCACCGGATAGCCTGGGAAAATGCTTACAGAGGTCACCGCGACCCGTTACGTCACGCCCCTGCGCGAGGGCGGCTCGCTCCCCGGGATCGTCGAGGCCGACGATCTCGGCACCTACGTCATGAAGTTCACCGGCGCCGGGCAAGGGCGCAAGACCCTTGTCGCGGAGGTCATCTGCGGGGAGCTCGGGCGGCGGCTCGGGCTGCGGGTGCCCGACCTCGTCACGATCCAGCTGGACCCGGTCATCGGTCTCTCGGAGCCGGACCAGGAGGTGCAGGAGCTGCTCAAGGCCAGTGGCGGGCTCAACCTCGGCATGGACTTCCTGCCGGGCTCGCTCGGGTTCGATCCGCTCGCCTACGAGGTCTCCGCCGCCGAGGCCGGCAAGGTCGTCTGGTTCGACGCGCTGATCAACAACGTGGACCGGTCCTGGCGCAACCCCAACATGCTCGTGTGGCACGGGGACCTCTGGCTCATCGACCACGGCGCCACCATGATCTGGCACCACAACTGGCCGGGCGCGGCCGCCTCCGCCGCCAAGCCGTACGACGCGTCCGACCACGCCCTGGCCCCCTTCGGCCCGGACGTCGCGGCGGCCGCCGCCGAGCTCGCGCCGTTGGTGACGGAGGAACTGCTCACCGAGGTCGCGGCGGACGTACCCGACGAGTGGCTGGTCGACGAGCCGGGCTTCGACTCCACCGACGCGCTGCGCCGTTCCTATGTGGAGGCCCTGCTGCCGCGTGCCGCGACGATCCACGAGCGGATCACGCTGAACCCCCCGACGAAGTCCCGGCCGTCCCAGGCGCCCGGCTGGCTGACCGAACACGCGACGCCGTGGCCGCACGCCCCGAAGAAGCACGCGCAGACGGACGAGAAGGACGCACGCCGGTGAACGACCGCGATGTTTTCGAGTACGCGCTGCTGCGCGTGGTGCCGCGGGTCGAGCGCGGGGAGTGCTTCAACGCGGGCGTGGTGGTCTACTGCCGTGCCAGGACCTTCGTGGCCGCCCGCACCCACCTCGACGAGGCGAAGCTGCGGGCGCTCGACCCGGCGGCTGACGTGACCGGGGTACGGGCGGCCCTCCATGCCGTGGAGGGTGTCTGCCGGGGTGGTGACGACGCGGGACAGGCCGCACGTGACGACGCGGGCCGGCGCTTCCGCTGGCTGATCGCCCCCCGGTCCACGGTCGTTCAGCCGGGACCGGTGCACACCGGGCTCACCGCCGATCCGGCGGCGGAGGTGGAGCGTCTGCTCGACCTGCTGGTGCGCTGACGGACGCGGGCTGATCGATGTGACATGCGCCGTGGATCCCTGGTGCCGTTGACACCGCGTGCCAGGGCTTCTAGCGTCCTGTCTGCCGAAGGTACTAAGCGGTTGCTCAGTCAAGGGCCGTGAGCATCACCGGCACAGGGATCGACGGGCTTCAAGGGCGAGGAGAACCAGAATGTCCACCAGCGAGCAGCGTGTGGCTGTCGTTACCGGGGGCGCGCGCGGCATCGGCGCCGCCGCCGCCGTCCGGCTCGCGGCCGACGGCCGCGCCGTAGCCGTACTCGACCTCGACGAGGCGGCCTGCAAGGACACGGTCGAGAAGATCACCGCAGCCGGCGGCAAGGCGCTCGCGGTGGGCTGCGACGTCTCCGACGCCGCGCAGGTGGAGGCCGCCGTGGCGCGCGTCGCGGCCGAGCTCGGCGCGCCGACGATCCTGGTGAACAAC
Coding sequences within:
- a CDS encoding FAD-dependent oxidoreductase, yielding MSTQQLPVIVIGAGPIGLAAAAHLLERGIEPLVLEAGDAAGAAVREWSHVRLFSTWGEVVDPAAEKLLAPTGWVRPDADTYPSGGDWAERYLRPLAAVLGDRVRLGATVTGVSRSGRDRVVDADRESRPYVVHVEHADGREERLTARAVIDASGTWATPGPAGGSGLPALGEKAAADRITYRVPDLKDPAVRARYAGRRTAVIGSGASAFTALAYLADLARSQDGVGTHGVWILRRGISGSTFGGGEADQLPARGALGLAAKAAVDGGYADAVTGFRTEAVERDTDGRLVLVGEDGRRLDPVDEVIVLTGFRPDLTFLDELRLGLDDRLQAPVALAPLIDPNQHSCGTVYPHGVNELSHPEKDVYLVGMKSYGRAPTFLAMTGYEQVRSVAASLAGDQEAAERVELTLPETGVCGGAGLFDEPETAQSDGGGCCAAPATLQIGVGAPAISGGC
- a CDS encoding ArsI/CadI family heavy metal resistance metalloenzyme; protein product: MSRVQLALRVPDLAASVAFYTKLFGAEPAKLRDGYANFAIAEPPLKLVLIEGAADEDTRMDHLGVEVESTEAVHAATARLDEAGLATAEENDTSCCYALQDKVWVHGPGREPWEVYVVKADAANLTKQQGSSCCAGPAADDTDARAGACC
- a CDS encoding MFS transporter, whose product is MSTVNPRRWWALAVLAAAQFMVIMDTSIIGVALPEMQKDLGFSQGELQWVFNAYVIAFGGLLLLGGRLSDLLGARKVFNAGWVVMIAGSVVAAAAQTAWVEVLGRAVQGAGGALIAPAAMTLLMMLFGHDPKELGKAMALYGAAAPAGGTAGVFLGGVFTEWLSWPWVFIVYVPIGLATLAATRLLPSVESRRGSVDVLGAAAVTAGLALTVFAVVRAPEAGWGSTGTVLQLAGAAALLILFLVIQRSVRRPLMPLGIWRVPRLGPANLAMTLLGAAWIPMWYFLNLYLQQVLGHGAFASGAALLPMTVLLMIFMTAVTARLMGRFGAKPLIAGGLLVLAAGLLWLSAVEPTGTFLIDVLPASLVAALGMSLAYIPAMMAAMSGAPQEQAGLASGIVNTTYNVGSALGLAALTAVAMSQGAGEPGNLPALTDGFSSAFIGAAVIAAVGGVVTLLVMRGEKSAAAAAQAPSASASHGEQVGV
- a CDS encoding HipA family kinase; its protein translation is MLTEVTATRYVTPLREGGSLPGIVEADDLGTYVMKFTGAGQGRKTLVAEVICGELGRRLGLRVPDLVTIQLDPVIGLSEPDQEVQELLKASGGLNLGMDFLPGSLGFDPLAYEVSAAEAGKVVWFDALINNVDRSWRNPNMLVWHGDLWLIDHGATMIWHHNWPGAAASAAKPYDASDHALAPFGPDVAAAAAELAPLVTEELLTEVAADVPDEWLVDEPGFDSTDALRRSYVEALLPRAATIHERITLNPPTKSRPSQAPGWLTEHATPWPHAPKKHAQTDEKDARR
- a CDS encoding DUF3037 domain-containing protein, producing the protein MNDRDVFEYALLRVVPRVERGECFNAGVVVYCRARTFVAARTHLDEAKLRALDPAADVTGVRAALHAVEGVCRGGDDAGQAARDDAGRRFRWLIAPRSTVVQPGPVHTGLTADPAAEVERLLDLLVR